The Acetonema longum DSM 6540 genomic sequence CAGGAAAATCCACAATGTCAAATATCTGTCCAGAAAAGATAGTGATTTTCTCATCATCATAACGAACCCCCTATTCTCAAAATAAGCTTGAATGCCTCACTCACAGGTTCGCCCCCGCTCTTTGATCACCGACTTTGCCGCGAATTCCTGCAATAGCGCGCTTACCTGGGTAAACGCCTCGGGATTCAGGCTATAGTAAATCCATTTTCCCTCACGCCGGTCATTGACTAGCCCAGCGTACTTTAGCACCTTCAAATGATGGGAGATAGTCGGCTGCGAAACCTTGAAGGCGCTCATAATATCACAGACGCACAGTTCTTTGCCCAGGAGCAGCTTGATAATCTCCAGCCGAACCGGGTCTCCCAATGCTTTGAAGATTTCCGCCTGTTCCTTCACCTTAGCTCACCCTCTCCCCAAATGTCATAACAATCCAGCCTTTAATCTCGCTGAGAACCAACCGTACTCCGTTCATGATCTGGTCGTCCGAGCCCCGGAAGCCGGACGGGTTGGTAAAACTCTGATGCAGCATGACGCCTCCTCCGGGGAAAAAAGGGCAGGC encodes the following:
- a CDS encoding ArsR/SmtB family transcription factor, translated to MKEQAEIFKALGDPVRLEIIKLLLGKELCVCDIMSAFKVSQPTISHHLKVLKYAGLVNDRREGKWIYYSLNPEAFTQVSALLQEFAAKSVIKERGRTCE